The window CAATGAGCATGGCTCTGTACTGTTTTTATAGGTTTCCTCTCATCTGTGCTGTGAGCATTTAActagtctgtgtttttattaatgttgaATATAAACATACcactgcacaaacactgagactTTCCAGTGAAGGAGGAGACATCTGCTgtccaacaggaaacagaaacaaaatgaaatatgtttgcATATTTAGATTAAGGGATTTTTAGTAGAAATAAGTATTTTATAGTGGTAATACTTTTTTGTGGcaaaaaccatatcagacacattCTTTATTCAAGCAGAAtcctttaatatgttttattacatgtttAGAAAAGAACTTCCAAGGACAGGTCCACAATCTTTAAGTCTGTCTAAGAACAGTTTTCTAAATGAACACCTTTGTGCCTCACTAAGGACATTtattgcttttcattttttatatgtatCAGAAATCACATAACTTGATAGCTTCTGTGTATCCTGGTCTTGGGTGTGGTATAGTAGGTTGAGtgcattaacatcactggaggcccctgggctACAGGACTTTATGAGTCCCCCATCTCTATGTGGTTGACACACTATATTTTAGATATAAAAACTCAGTACAAGGTCATCGTACCAATGTTTGTACATtaattatgtgtatatataacacatactcacacacacacaattacatcagcACAATACTTCACTTAGGCTAATAATAGCTGTTCCATAGGCTATGCAACAAATCATACATATTGCCATCGTCGTCATCACTGTCATCACCGTCatcaccgtcatcatcatcgtcatcatcgtcgccgtcatcatcaccatcatcaccaccacatcatcatcatcatcatcaccatcatcaccatcatcatcaccaccatcatcatcactatcatcaccaccatcaccatcatcatcatcatcatcaccaccatcatcaccaccatcatcatcatcatcaccatcatcaccaccatcatcatcatcaccatcatcaccatcatcaccaccatcatcaccaccacatcatcatcatcagcatcatcaccatcatcaccatcaccaccatcatcatcatcatcaccaccatcatcatcattaccaccatcatcaccatcatcaccaccatcaccatcatcaccaccatcatcatcattaccaccattatcaccatcatcaccaccatcaccatcatcatcaccatcaccatcatcatcatcaccaccaccaccatcatcatcattaccaccatcaccaccatcatcaccatcaccaccatcatcatcattaccaccatcatcaccatcatcaccaccatcaccatcatcatcatcaccaccaccaccatcaccatcatcattaccaccatcatcatcatcatcaccaccatcatcaccaccacatcatcatcaccaccatcatcaccaccacatcatcatcatcatcatcaccaccaccaccatcatcatcatcaccatcatcatcatcatcatcaccaccatcatcatcaccaccatcatcatcatcatcaccaccatcatcatcatcaccaccatcatcaccaccatcatcaccatcatcatcatcaccatcatcatcaccaccatcatcaccaccaccatcataatcatcatcatcaccaccaccaccatcatcatcatcatcaccatcatcatcatcatcaccatcatcatcgtcgttATCACCGTAGACTAATGAGTTGTGGCTTTAGCCTTATTTATCACttttaccaccagatgtcactgtagtgcagcGTCATGTGCGTTACAGTCGAGTGTTCATTAGCTATAtaattattctcaatttttaTTTCGGTTCGCGTCCACTTTGTTTGCCCTCGTGCAGTTTGGATACcgcgtcctctcctctcctcagaaCCCGCCGAGCCACCGCCGTCCAAACAACCCCGGACATCACTCTCCACTTTCCCGCTTACACCGAAACCGTGAGTCGGCTGAAGCCGGGTGTCTAAGTCTGTTTCTTTCGCTTAtcttatcttttgtttttgactgGGCTTTTGGGGTTGGACGGTTGCTTTATGAACTGAACCGATCtgatctgaactgaactgataaACGGGAAAACCCGGGACGGAGCACCCGGTATCCTTATTTCTTTTATGGACCAGGACTGAGTTGTTGaagagttttgttttgcttgtgtgcTCTAATATAATTTTGTTGAAATTCAAATGGTGTTGTGGTTGGCTTTATTCAAGTTTATTTAAGTgttcattttgtgtttcataTCCATGCAAAATGTGTTGTGGAACATTTTTCTGGGGTCATGGTTCCAACATGTATACTTTGTGGGGTTGAAGGTGAATTAAATTTGCTCAAACCGTGCTGGTCCATTTTACCTACAACATGAATTCTGAATCTGCAGAACTCTACATTGTCCAATTGACCCCACATTTCTCTCTTTATAAGAGTCCAGGCTGAACACATCTACATGTCTTTATCTACAGTCAcagtgccacctactggcaacagcaGGTCAGCCTTATGTGACTAATTTACATGGTGGTGTACACATGATATACAGCAACATGACATAATTAATGGGTGTTATCTAGTCCTAATCTACTGTATCATACAAGTTTTCACAAAGCCCCTTGACTCAATGTTAATGACATACAATACTATTCACTTTATTCAGGTCATTTTATTTCAAGATCTCAGCCcataacaaaaaacatgaaagattaTAGAAGAAAAGgcaacaatataaaacattagtttacaatcaacattttaaaaaagcatttacaTTGAACACAAGTGTAATCATCACTGTCACCATCAACTTATTACATGGGAACCTTTATGCTGAATATTTTTGGAGAAAAGTCTTTGTAGTATATATTTAACTCCAGCTTACATTTGTGGATAAAttgaacacattttcacattcttGAGCTCTGCTGTCTTATTACTGCTGTTGAATCTCATTTCTCCTGGTTTCTCATATGTAATTAGTCTTTccttaataattacattttaatggcCCAGTTACCAAAAGCAATCAGTCTGGCTCATTTCAGTATTTAAATTTGGTTGGGCACTGCTGATAACACTATACACAGTACTATTAGTGAACCTCTgtctattaaaacaaaaacaccaccaCAAGGACACTTTTTTTCATCAACATGAATGCATTTGAAGAGATTTCTCTTCAAAGAGAAATCTCTTTGAAGAGAAATCTCTTTGAAGAGCGTCTAAACCTGACTGCAGTTCACTGGTTCTGATCCTCCACAGTCCTCTCCATCAGCTTCTGTTTCCATCTGTTCAGTTGAGCTGCTGATGAAACTTAACAGTTTCTTCCCTTTGTGAACAGTCAGCTGACAGATGTACCTCCTGTATACACCTTTTTGGCACAAAATGAGCAGTTAAGTGGTTTCTCTTGAATGGATTCTCATGTGTCTGTGCAGATTTGCCTTTTTGTTGAAtctaaaacaacaaaaggagCAGCTAAAtggtttctctcctgtgtggatTCTCATGTGTCTCTGCAGATATCTTTTCAAAGCAAATAGTTTACCACATTCAGAGCAGCTAAATGTTTCCTCGCCTGTGTGGGTTCTCATGTGTAGCTGTAAAGTCACCTCCTGGTTGAATCTTTTACCACAAATTGAACAACTGAATAGTTTTTCTCTTGTGTGAGTTTTCAGGTGGTAGCGCAGACCTGACTGAGTAAAAGATTTACCACAAACTGTGCAAGTAAAgggtttctctcctgtgtgagtTATCTTATGTCTCCTAAGAGACTCCTTGCATACAAATCTTTTACCACAAATTATACAATTAAAAGGTTTTTCTCCTGTGTGAAATTTCATATGTCTCCTGAGAGACACTTCGCATACAAGTCTTTTAAAACAAACTGAGCAACTAAAgggtttctctcctgtgtgagtTTTCATATGTCTCCCAAGAGACCCCTTGCATACTAGTCTTTTACCACAAATTGAGCAACTAAAGGGGTTCTCTCCTGTGTGAATTCTCATATGTCTCTTAAGAGACCCCTTGCACACTAATATTTTACCACAAACAGAGCAACTGAAAGgtttttcctctatgtgaattTTGCGGTGGATGAGCAGATGTCCCTTTTGGCTAAATGTCTTACCACACTCAGAGCAGCTGAATGATTCCACCTCATTACAACTCTGCTCACAGCTCACTACAACAGGTTCACTGGtctccttcctttcatcatGGTCTTCAGTCTCAGTCTTTAAAGAGTCTGAAGTCTTGTCATCAGTATCAGATTGTAAATGTGTATCTGGATGTGGGTTCCGGTCTGGTTCTGATCCTCCACAGTCCTCTCCATCAGCTTCTGTTTCCATCTGATCAGTTAGTCTTTGAAGATGTGAGGACTGAGgtttctcttcatcatcttcactctTCACAGGAACAGGAGTGAATGTGAATGTAGTGATATCAGCCTCCTCCAGTCCTTGAAACTGCTCTCCCTCCTGACTGGTGCagacttcctcctcttcctctttaatGTGTGGAGGATCTCGGTCCTGGTTCACATTGGAGTTTGTCTCCTGGTTATCTTCGTCTCCAGTAATCACTTCTTGTACATCTGAAAAGGTAAATATGGACAGATGAGattcagatatttttttcacacatttaaaagttaTATATGCAAACATCTAAAAGTAGACAGgaaggcagagccttcagttatcaggctcttgtggaaccatctcccagattcGGTTcgggggggcagacaccctctctacatttaagagtagacttaacactttctgttttgataaagcttatagttagggccggcCAGGCTTACGttggaccagctcctagtttatgctgctataggcttagactgccagggaatgctcctctctctttctttctatttacaGTCATGTGCTATCAATGCATTCACCAACTTAAATTTCTTCCTTGgagttctctgtgctctctcatctcacaggtaatctgggaaCATTGACATTAGAACCTTCGTTCAGAGCTCCTGACTGCTGTCAACACTCCTATCATTTTCAATGTTGATCGATTGTTTgtcactgtgcctctctctcctctccctctaaaccccaaccagtcgaggcagatgttctcccacttaGAGCCTGTTTCTGCCtcaggtttcttcctgttaaaggggagtttttccttgctgctctcaccaagtgctgctcatgtgatAATGTTGGGTTTCCTTAAAGTAAATGAAATAGttcagtttagacctgctctatgtgtaaagggCCTTTAGCTGGCTTGTGTTGTGAttaggcgctatataaatagaGACTGATTGATAAATTGATAAGGCAACAAAATATTTGAAGTCTCTCATATAAGGtgatgtatatgtgtatatactaGATTCCATTATTTATATTACACAAGTGAATATGTGGCagacatatttattttgtataatgTGCAGTACGGCCCAAAACTCTGAGTCTTAGTAGTGTtagattgatttgatttgaatttaTTAACATGTCATGCACCAAAAGTGCTCAAATGGGCTTACAAGacaccaaaacaaaagaagaaaggaagaaataatAAATGAGAACCAGATAACATTAGAGCATTAGAGCAATTAAACATATAGATCGTCCTGACATTTTTTCCACACTTCAGATACATATTTAGCCAACTTAAAGACATTAGAGTTAAACAGCCAGTCCattcatcattgtcatcatcagagcaccaaaacataaaagaaaatgtgattcattttcaacttcATTGAGTTCACATAACCTTTCATCTTCAagaatgtttttaaatctaccGACTTCAAGTTTCAAGGGAAGGATTCCTGTTCTCAGCTGAGCCACTGTTTGCTTTAACATCAGGTTCAGGGCcataatggcgcttttccacaacacagttccagcacgactcgactctgctcggttccaggaacgaccttttccattacaaagaagtacctactcaacgtgggcggggtcgtcaacGGATCaacgaaactgccgtgacttcgttttatacgtgacacaaacacaaacaatggaggacatggaggcgatggtgtacttgctgctgtatgtgtctttctgtcacacacaaagcaacaaaattgagccgtatggctgtaacactgttgttggtatttaaaaatgccggctttgactcttgtgtgggacggctcgtgactcttctgaccaatcagtggccggaaTTCTGTTgttgtcacatttagtatcggctcggctcgcttgaaacctcagcagagcagatactaaaaaagtaccaggtaccaggtactatccctagtggaaacgcaaaaaaacctGAGACGAGGcgagctggaactgtgtagtggaaaagtacCATAATTGTGCTTAGTTTGGATATATGTTCATAATTTGGGCTtcaataaaatatcatttaaccattttgtctcaaataaagcaaatagttTCTCACTAATTTAAGCTATTGAACAAGTTAAATTATTACTATACATATACTGTTAGAAATGTTAACATTAGTGCTTTCAAACTGCAGCTATCTTTGGTTTGCATGTTAGTGACTGATAATAACTTGAAGTGATTTTATGGCTCATCAAGTTTGTTATTATTGAGTTTTTATCAGTTAATATGACAGTATTATTTATGTTCCAGCCACAGTGGTGACCAGCCTGGTGCCATGCTTGACGGTTGGTGAAATTTAACTGTTCACCTGAATAGTCTGATAGAAGTGTTTAAGTTGTGAGTGCATGCTGGTTCATTTTTCACTGGTTGAGTAGTTTTTAGTACAATACATTTTgttattaataaatgatgaatccACCAGTGATCAGTGAGTCTACTCTGTGCAGGTTGGAGAGTCGGGTCTCTACAGACAAAGCACAAATCTCTGGAGTAAATATAACCACTGAAAGCCAaactgaaggaagaaggaacaatcGAAGCTCAAAGTGACTGATCCACTTTCATTTATGAGGCTAATGATTTGACTTCTAAATGCAGCCGTGGTTGGTTCGTACTGTAACTCCTCACAGattctcaaatgttttattcttacAGATTCGGataaaagcagcaaaacaaATGATTATTGTTGAGAGTTTAAGGCCAGaacccactttccttccttccatccatcttcccttccttccttccatctttccttcctgtcttctattccttcctcccttctttttaatgatgtgGCCCTCATCAGATCATATTgtttgtatgtggcccttgagtTTAACCTCCTACTTTGAGGTCTGTGTTATACtaaattgcattttttatgttgtatcactttaaatatttttccacacctttttaaatgattgattctTAAATATTGAAGTATgcacttttaaaatacattttgatatctTACAATACTCCTGCATATCTCATTAGTCCTCTATTGATCAGTGGCTGCTGTAAAATGAGCTGAGGGCCCAAAACACATCGAGCTGCTGTCCATGCCTCCATTTTAGGCTTAGTGAGGGTTTCCTATCACACGTGTCCTCCATTACACGACGGGTTGAGTCTGTTTGttataaagatataaagagaACAAACCTGCTCTGTGTAGTTGAAGTTGAGGCTTGAAAACAGCGTCCAGTAGTTTGCGTTGTCGCTTGTTCTCCTCTTTAGATCGAGAAAGTTCCTCCTCGTACTCTGCTATCGTTCTTTCAAACAGCACAAATATCTCTTCAGCAGCCGCAGTTAGTCTCTGATTCACCGACGCTCTCAGCATTTGGACTTTAGACATTTTGAACACAAAGCTAACTTCAGTCTCCTCGTAGCGGGAGATAAATCAGAGGTGAAACATTGTGAAGAGCACAGACAGGTTTATCCAGACATACAGAGCAGGACTCTGAACACAACCTACACACCAGTTCAGTAAAGGAaatctcttcctgtttttaactcttctttgtgtttattagtGGATCACAAACCAGCTTCACAGCGTCATACCGCCACCTGCTGGTTAGATTCTAGACATTACACCATCTGACTACTGACTACATACAGTCTATCACTCCCTTCTGATTTCTCTGAAGTCATTGACCTCTACTCAGTAATTAAAAACACTGAGACTTTCCAGTGAAGGAGGAGACATCTGCTgtccaacaggaaacagaaacaaaatgaaatatgtttgcATATTTAGATTAAGGGATTTTTAGTAGAAATAAGTATTTTATAGTGGTAATACATTTTTGTGgcaaaaccatatcagacacattCTTTATTCAAGCAGAAtcctttaatatgttttattacatgtttAGAGAAGAACTTCCAAGGACAGGTCCACAATCTTTCAGTCTGTCTAAGAACAGTTTTCTAAATGAACATCTTTGTGCCTCACTAAGGACATTtattgcttttcattttttatttttttgattatttgGGCTGTGTTCATATAATGGCATCACATTCTCCAATGACAttctttttcatatattttctttgttttaatcaATCACTTATAATAGGTCTATAATACACTGTAGACACTACATTGTCACTCTGGGATCCTTAGGGACAAAAATGTCCCCATTGAAACCCATTATGACTACATTATAATGTAGTTATAAATGACTCTTTCATACATTCCTGTGTTCTGAGCTCATTTTAGATCCaggacttttttgtttttcaccagaTACCataatttaactgtattttagcTCTATGGGAGAATATAATGCAGTGTTCCTCAGTCCTGCTCGTCCTGTattatgaagcacagcagaccaaTGAAAAATGTGAGTGCATCCAAAATGACCTGTCCAAAACTACTCTTTCATACAGATATCATATATGCAGACAGTTGTTTTAATTATAATGATTTATAAAATATTGCCaatgaaataaaagtacattttcaagaatcctatatcacacaaatagaacaacacaCATCTAATTTGATATTACAAATCCAGTGGTTAAGTGTTACCCACCAGAATTTTGAGAGACTGTGGTGGTGGTACCTCAGTCCGACCCTCTAGGGAGGCCTGGGGGCATTCTCTTCTGGatgaacattttgtacattttgaagtcaaatgcatcattctagTGCACTCTGAGCGCAAAATGAAGAGGTTTTAGTTAGTAAGTATATTGATTTGATATTGCAAATGTTTTTTGGTGTGGCATATTGGCTCTATAGCGCCCCCTAATGACTTTAAGCATTTTTGAAGTGATATAGTTTTTCAAAACTGTTTGCACATGTATCAGAAATGGCATAACTTCTGTGTGTGGCAGAGAAGGTTGAGTGCACCCGTAGAAATGTTTTAAGTCAAAACCCCCACCTATATATGTCATGTTAGACAGATGTAACATCTGCAGGCTTTGAAATAGCCTCTTGGAGCCAAACCCTAAGTCTAACAGAAaggttggattttttttttttttttttacatttgaagacCTTTGCTTTGCTAAATTGTGAAGCTTTTGAGTTTTCATGGAACGCCCTCGGCATGACGTGCTGGTCCATTTTACCTACAACATGAATTCTGAATCTGCAGAACattgtcaaattgaccccacaTTTCTCTCTTTATAAGAGTCCAGGCTGAACACATCTACATGTCTTTATCTGCAGTCACAGTGCCACCTACTGACAACAGCAGGTCAGCCTTATGTGACTAATTTACATGGTGGTCTACACATGATATACAGCAACATGACATAATTAATGGGTGTTATCTAGTCCTAATCTACTGTATCATACAAGTTTTCACAAAGCCCCTTGACTCAATGTTAATGACATGCAATACTGTTCACTTTATTCAGGTCATTTTATTTCAAGATCTCAGCCcataacaaaaaacatgaaagattaTAGAAGAAAAGgcaacaatataaaacattagTTTACAatcaacatgtaaaaaaaaagcatttacatTGAACACAAGTGTAATCATCACTGTCACCATCAACTTCTTACATGGGAACCTTTATGCTGAATATTTTTGGAGAAAAGTCTTTGTAGTATATATTTAACTCCAGCTTACATTTGTGGACAAAttgaacacattttcacattcttGAGCTCTGCTGTCTTATTACTGCTGTTGAATCTCATTTCTCCTGGTTTCTCATATGTAATTAGTCTTTccttaataattacattttaatggcCCAGTTACCAAAAGCAATCAGTCTGGCTCATTTCAGTATTTAAATTTGGTTGGGCACTGCTGATAACACTATACACAGTACTATTAGTGAACCTCTctctattaaaacaaaaacaccaccacaaggacactttttttttcatcaacatTAATGCATTTGAAGAGATTTCAACTTGTGTGAAATGAACACAAGCAACTGAAACATTTCCTGGATCATTTAATCTGATGCTCCAAATGGTTTGTTACAGAGAACCATCTGAGAATTTgtccttggaaactgtttggaggAGGGCAACACATGATTATAAAACAGTATTACATCCCATATCACTTAAAAGGGAAAGTATGGCGTCTAAACCTGACTGCAGTTCACTGGTTCTGATCCTCCACAGTCCTCTCCATCAGCTTATGTTTCCATCTGTTCAGTTGAGCTGCTGAGGACTCATCAACACACCTGTGCTTTTTGAACTTTGTAGACCAACTGAATCTTTGGtaacaaacactaaaacaaaaTAGTTTCTTCCATTTGTGAACAACCAGATCACAAACCTTTTTAGCACAAAATGAGCAGTTAACTGGTTTCCTTTGAATGGATTCTCATGTGTCTGCGCAGATTTGACTTTTGGTTGTAATGTAAATTACAAAAGGAGCAGCTAAAAGGTTTCTCTTCTCAGTGGATGCTCATGTGCCTCTGCAGGCGTCTTTTAGAATCAAATAGTTTATCACATACAGAGCAGCTAAATGTTTCCTCTCCTGTGTGGGTTCTCATGTGTAGCTGTAAAGTCACCTCCTGATTGAACTTTTCACCACAAACTGAGCAACTACATTCTTTTTCTCTTGCATGAATTTTCATGTGGGAGCGCAGACCTGACTCAGTATACGATTTACCACAGATTGTGCAAGTAAAGGGTTTCTCTCCTTTGTGAGTTAGCTTATGTCTCTTAAGAGACTTCTTGCATACAAATGTTTTACCACAAGCTATACAAGTAAAAGGTTTTTCTCCTGTGTGAAATTTCATATGTCTCCTGAGAGACACTTCGCGTACAAGTCCTTTACCACAAACTGAGCAACTAAAgggtttctctcctgtgtgaatCATCATATGTCTCTTAATAGACCCCCGCTTTAATATTTTACCACAAATTGAGCAACCGAAAGGTTTTTCTTCTGTGTGAATTCTCTGGTGGATGAGCAGGTGTCCTTTTTGGCTAAATGTCTTACCACACTCAGAGCAGCTGAATGATTCCACCTCATTACAACTCTGCTCACAGCTCACTACAACAGGTTCACTGGtctccttcctttcatcatGGTCTTCAGTCTCAGTCTTTAAAGAGTCTGAAGTCTTGTCATCAGTATCAGGTTGTAAATGTGTATCTGGATGTGAGTTCCGGTCTGGTTCTGATCCTCCACAGTCCTCTCCATCAGCTTCTGTTTTCATCTTCTCAGgtttctcttcatcatctttGCCCTTCACAGGAACAGGAGTGAATGCGAATGTAGTGATATCAGCCTCCTCCAGTCCTTGAAGCTGCTCTCCCTCCTGACTGGTGCagacttcctcctcttcctctttaatGTGTGGAGGATCTCGGTCCTGGTTCACATTGGAGTTTGTCTCCTGGTTATCTTCATCGCCAATAATCACTTCTTGCACATCTGAAAAGGTAAATATGGACAGATGAGATTCAGAtaattttttcacacatttaaaagttaTATATGCAAACATCTAAAAGTAGACGGgaaggcagagccttcagttatcaggctcttgtggaaccatctcccaga is drawn from Scomber japonicus isolate fScoJap1 chromosome 15, fScoJap1.pri, whole genome shotgun sequence and contains these coding sequences:
- the LOC128374523 gene encoding zinc finger protein OZF-like, with product MSKVQMLRASVNQRLTAAAEEIFVLFERTIAEYEEELSRSKEENKRQRKLLDAVFKPQLQLHRADVQEVITGDEDNQETNSNVNQDRDPPHIKEEEEEVCTSQEGEQFQGLEEADITTFTFTPVPVKSEDDEEKPQSSHLQRLTDQMETEADGEDCGGSEPDRNPHPDTHLQSDTDDKTSDSLKTETEDHDERKETSEPVVVSCEQSCNEVESFSCSECGKTFSQKGHLLIHRKIHIEEKPFSCSVCGKILVCKGSLKRHMRIHTGENPFSCSICGKRLVCKGSLGRHMKTHTGEKPFSCSVCFKRLVCEVSLRRHMKFHTGEKPFNCIICGKRFVCKESLRRHKITHTGEKPFTCTVCGKSFTQSGLRYHLKTHTREKLFSCSICGKRFNQEVTLQLHMRTHTGEETFSCSECGKLFALKRYLQRHMRIHTGEKPFSCSFCCFRFNKKANLHRHMRIHSRETT